In Neisseria brasiliensis, the following proteins share a genomic window:
- a CDS encoding IS30 family transposase, whose translation MAYTQLTSHQRYYISRHYRNLPLNQIAQNIGCHPATVSREIRRHSVNGTYCYRKAQQQSEVKKKNKKPTKLTTAVKQTVNKLITQKYSPEQVCGYLLKHQHIKLHHSTLYRYLAKDRQNGGDLYTHLRIVSKPYRRKYGSGAWTKGSVPDRTDIEHRPAIVDQKERVGDFEMDTIVGKDQKSGLVVAVERKTKFVVIRKISNFKAEDVARVVIRALKPFKDIIQTITLDNGKEFYRHKTFAKALGAETYFCRPYHSWEKGLVENTNGLIRQYFPKGTDFRKLGAKKIKAVEEALNRRPRKTLDYETPGDLFSAALANGI comes from the coding sequence ATGGCCTACACACAACTGACCTCACACCAAAGATACTACATTTCCAGACATTACCGCAACCTACCCCTAAACCAAATCGCACAGAACATCGGTTGTCATCCCGCCACCGTCAGTCGGGAAATCAGACGGCATTCCGTCAACGGAACCTACTGTTACCGAAAAGCACAACAGCAAAGCGAAGTTAAAAAGAAAAACAAAAAGCCAACCAAACTGACTACTGCCGTCAAACAGACTGTTAACAAACTGATTACCCAAAAATACAGCCCCGAACAAGTCTGCGGCTACCTGCTGAAACATCAACACATCAAACTGCACCACAGCACCCTTTACCGCTATCTCGCCAAAGACCGTCAAAACGGCGGCGACCTGTACACCCATCTGCGTATCGTTTCCAAACCCTACCGCAGAAAATACGGCAGCGGCGCATGGACAAAAGGCAGCGTACCGGACAGAACCGACATTGAACACAGACCTGCCATTGTCGATCAAAAAGAGCGGGTCGGCGATTTCGAGATGGACACCATTGTCGGTAAAGACCAAAAAAGCGGACTGGTGGTTGCTGTTGAAAGAAAAACCAAATTTGTCGTTATCCGCAAAATCAGCAATTTCAAAGCAGAAGATGTAGCCCGGGTAGTGATTCGGGCATTGAAGCCGTTTAAAGATATCATTCAAACGATTACTTTGGATAACGGTAAAGAGTTTTACCGACATAAAACCTTTGCCAAAGCCCTGGGTGCGGAAACTTACTTCTGCCGTCCATACCATTCTTGGGAAAAAGGCTTGGTGGAGAATACCAACGGGCTGATCAGACAATACTTCCCAAAGGGGACGGATTTTAGGAAACTGGGTGCTAAAAAGATTAAAGCGGTTGAGGAGGCCCTTAACCGCCGACCGAGAAAGACATTGGACTATGAGACACCGGGTGATCTGTTTTCAGCAGCCCTTGCCAATGGCATTTGA